A section of the Acanthochromis polyacanthus isolate Apoly-LR-REF ecotype Palm Island chromosome 1, KAUST_Apoly_ChrSc, whole genome shotgun sequence genome encodes:
- the LOC127535608 gene encoding uncharacterized protein LOC127535608, which produces MFKCFICDAVFAHCHSLISHVRLNHSFYPSTRFKLVCAQGCCRRQFSTYAGFKKHLISSHETDSFRSGDAERPAPSKSDFQVFQDPCTSEIARTSVMQNPESECYENSGSGQRSKEITENVCASIISKLQGSGIANSVVSSVVSDLEELASGLHSQVKQQVLSAVPQDNPVREKLEKDLETFENPFVNFNTESKRLNYFNKKWGVVEPVEKILGIRFDTRRNKQTGTYDQVPVNDTFVYIPILETIKFMCQNSDICRLLGETCITRPDKYQDFCDGSYFKTHPLFSKHQNSLQIQLFYDDFETANPLGSKRGVHKIGALYFILRNLPPKFNSALMNIHLVALFHTEDLKKYGFDPILEPLINDIKKLESYGLDLPFSAEKVHGTICQVTGDNLGMHAILGFTESFSGRYFCRSCLIDKDDAQNIYSEDDPKIILRQRELFEMHCNELESDPQKSSVFGLKKKSSLNSLQFFHVCSNFSFDIMHDILEGVAQYELKLLMEYLSENVLSKPDLLCRIYAFDYGYVERKNRPTRVNLESSGNNIGLSSIQTLCLVRNIPLLFGDVVPEGNKNWFLLLLLLQIINIIFSPSVTHGMTVLLKYLIKEHHELFKELYPDRNLIPKHHFMHYPSCIRKIGPLIHMWSMRFEAKHRIFKNTLKNFKNITKSLAKKHQMSIACHWETSHSKCIEYGPMESINVDNEEYGDVLVRVLHVESVSQDIHATTWVTISGTEYRPGLIICNEIEHEMPVFCRIQKIIVVDSIVFFLVNKLVVDHFSEHFHAYKVFETSGKDVDKADSLVIYKPFDLQTAYGGDESLYIVPLFYL; this is translated from the coding sequence atgtttaagtGTTTTATTTGTGATGCTGTTTTTGCTCACTGCCATTCATTAATCTCACATGTAAGACTTAATCACAGTTTTTATCCTAGCACCAGGTTCAAGTTAGTTTGTGCACAAGGTTGTTGTAGGCGTCAGTTTTCAACATATGCaggttttaaaaaacatttaattagttCTCATGAGACGGATTCTTTTCGAAGTGGAGATGCAGAAAGGCCAGCGCCATCTAAGTCTGATTTTCAAGTGTTTCAAGATCCTTGTACCTCAGAAATTGCCAGAACAAGTGTCATGCAGAATCCAGAGTCTGAGTGTTATGAGAACAGTGGATCAGGTCAAAGAAGTaaagaaattacagaaaatgtttgtGCATCAATTATTTCCAAACTACAAGGAAGTGGCATAGCAAACAGCGTTGTGTCATCAGTTGTTAGTGATTTGGAAGAACTTGCAAGTGGACTCCACTCTCAGGTTAAGCAGCAAGTACTGTCTGCTGTGCCTCAAGATAATCCTGTCAGGGAAAAATTGGAAAAAGATCTGGAAACTTTTGAAAACCCGTTTGTTAACTTCAATACTGAAAGTAAAAGACTGAATTATTTCAATAAGAAATGGGGTGTTGTGGAGCCTGTCGAAAAAATTCTAGGCATTCGATTTGATACAAGGcgaaataaacaaacaggaaCTTATGATCAAGTCCCTGTGAACGATACATTTGTTTATATACCAATTTTGGAAACGATAAAATTCATGTGCCAAAATTCTGACATTTGTAGACTGCTTGGGGAAACCTGTATAACAAGACCTGACAAATACCAAGACTTTTGTGATGGAAGTTATTTCAAGACGCATCCATTGTTCTCTAAACACCAGAATTCGTTACAAATCCAGTTGTTCTATGATGACTTTGAGACGGCAAACCCACTGGGTTCAAAACGCGGTGTTCACAAAATAGGTGCTCTGTATTTTATACTCAGAAATCTGCCACCAAAGTTTAACTCTGCTTTGATGAACATTCATTTGGTTGCATTGTTTCACACTGaagatttgaaaaaatatgGCTTTGATCCTATTTTAGAACCACTGATTAATGACATCAAAAAGCTTGAGAGTTATGGCCTAGATTTGCCTTTTTCTGCTGAAAAAGTCCATGGCACTATATGTCAGGTAACTGGGGACAACTTGGGGATGCATGCAATTCTGGGATTTACAGAATCTTTCAGTGGACGTTACTTTTGTCGTTCATGTTTGATTGATAAAGATGATGCCCAGAATATTTACAGTGAGGATGACCCCAAGATAATCTTGCGTCAAAGGGAACTTTTTGAAATGCACTGCAATGAGTTGGAGTCAGACCCACAGAAGTCATCtgtgtttggtttaaaaaagaaatcaagtCTTAACAGCCTCCAGTTCTTTCATGTTTGTTCTAATTTTTCGTTTGACATTATGCATGACATTCTTGAAGGCGTGGCTCAGTATGAGCTGAAGTTACTAATGGAATACCtctcagaaaatgttttgtcgAAACCTGATCTGTTGTGTAGGATTTATGCCTTTGACTATGGGTATGTGGAGCGCAAAAATCGACCTACAAGAGTTAACCTGGAGAGTAGTGGCAATAATATAGGGCTCAGTTCCATTCAGACTCTTTGTCTTGTTAGAAACATTCCTCTACTTTTTGGTGACGTTGTACcagaaggaaacaaaaactggtttttgttgctgcttttactgcagataatcaacattattttttctccatctgTTACACATGGCATGACTGTACTTCTCAAGTACTTGATAAAGGAACATCATGAGTTGTTCAAGGAGCTGTATCCTGATAGAAACCTGATTCCGAAACATCACTTTATGCACTATCCATCTTGTATCCGAAAAATTGGACCACTAATACATATGTGGAGCATGAGATTTGAGGCAAAACACAGGATTTTCAAAAACACTcttaaaaacttcaaaaacatcacaaaatctcttgcaaaaaaacatcaaatgtctATTGCATGTCATTGGGAGACATCACATTCGAAATGTATTGAGTATGGACCTATGGAATCTATTAATGTGGACAATGAGGAGTATGGTGATGTGTTAGTTCGGGTTTTgcatgttgagtctgtatctCAAGACATCCATGCAACCACCTGGGTTACGATCAGTGGGACCGAGTACAGGCCAGGGTTAATAATTTGCAATGAGATTGAACATGAAATGCCTGTGTTTTGcagaatacaaaaaataattgttGTTGACAGTATTGTCTTCTTCCTTGTAAACAAGCTTGTGGTTGACCATTTCAGTGAACATTTTCATGCTTACAAAGTATTTGAAACCAGTGGCAAGGACGTAGATAAAGCAGACAGTCTTGTGATTTATAAGCCCTTTGATTTACAAACTGCTTATGGTGGAGATGAGAGTCTGTATATTGTGCcactattttatttgtaa